AAATATGGTTCGAAAGATCAGGCGATACTGTATAAGCaatgtttattgtgttttaatttAAGAGATTACAAGTTGAGGTGTCTTTAAAAGTGAATTTTGACAACTAACTGATAGAGATAGCTacatattacatgttttttaGTGAATTATTGAACTATGTATCAGCGAAATATATCCAGTAATTTCACTATGAAATGAtatcaaaaatgatgttttagctcgacttttcgcaCTCGCCCCAACGTCGGTATTGcagccggttaaagtttttgatatagtcaaatatctctgttactatcaaagctattgacttgaaacttaaaatagttatttactatcaaagtctacacatggagaaacaatccccataactctgattgaactttgaaagagttatgcctctttttaacttagaattttttggtttaagttttataaagtttttactgtcaaagctctaatttagagtcaagcactgagaaaagttgagcatgctgtcttacgggcagctcttgtttatctgTTGCACTGGCTTAATGGGTAACATTTggttgaaaacattgaaaaagacatgaaagaaaaacaaaactttgtttgttttacatgacttgtatgatcaaaatatctttctttcattAACATGCGATTTTAATTTTCACTTGTGTTAACACCTGCACCCCGTGAAAATAAATCTTCTGGTGTTCGTTCAGTTAAAGATATTTCGATTTTATTCCAAAGTTACAATCTGcataatacaaaaaaaagtatttttaattatttaagaagTATGCTGTAAACACATCTAAGACATTGATACTAGTAGTACACAATGGGGGATAAAAATGTTAATGTCTGGATGTAAATGGAGTTAAGTGTGACattgaaaaatgaagaaaaaagtgaaaattgataTTATATACAGGTGAAAAAGGAATAACCCAAAGAAAATCATCCTTACATCCCCACACTGGGTGCAGATTTTGGGGGGAAGATAGATTTCCCTAACAATTTCCCCTCAGGGGGCAGGGGAAGATTTACCTTTGAGACTTAGACACTGCAAgtgaaaaacaatgttttaaaacagtTATGGTAATGGAGAAATAGATGGTTGATGTAATTTAAGAACTGAAATTGTATAGTTTGTTATTTATTCTCTTTCCTAGACCAAGGTCAGCTGAGAAGATATGAATCAGCAAAAATTAGATAAATTTCTGCATAATTTGAAATTGAAACCAATAAAGGTGTTGCAAAACATTAAAGAATGGGGAAAAAAAAGATATCCGTTTTTGGTCCTGTTTACCTTGCTTCAAAATAGACTGCGTTTGATGAAGAGACTTTGAaatgactgaaatatttttcaaaataagtttgatTTAGATTGATGAGGCtgtttaaccttaagcctgctgaatttcaaaaatggactgctCCATCATTTATTTTGGGCAGCACCATTTactattcaaagaggtgttcactgaaaatttactgactgaatagcgaacagtgcagaccatgatcctgcaggctgatcttggtctgcactggtagcaaaggcaaaatcatatgccggcagcaggctaaaatTTTAGACTGAGGAATGATGTAATCATGGCCTGAATTTATGTGGTTGATTCTAATTCAGTAACAATAGTTTCTTGTGTTTCCAAATATGCGATCATGCCCTTTCTAATATGTGAACACGCCTTTCCAAATTCTTATGTAAATCTCAGTTTTccataattatttataattgtGCTAATTAGTCTTTTCAAATATGTAAACCTTCCTTTCCTATCATGCCAATCTGTCTCTCAAAATATACCCTCCCCAACTACATGTAAAtctgtctttttaaaaaaaaaaaaaaatggatatgcGAGGCTGACTTCCATAAAAGTGCAAACCTGACTCGCACAATTACAAGAACCTGTCCTTCCAATGTTCAAATATTTGAACCTGCTTTTCCAATTATGTGAACTGGTATCTCGAAATCAGCGAAACCATTTTAGCTCTAAATGGAAGTGTGAAGCAAAACCAGCTTGCAGAAACTTGCTTGTGGAGACTCGGCTCCATACTGGGTTACATAAATGGTTTTGTTATATCACATGTCTTAGTTTAAGTATTCATTAAGGCAATATTCTCACCTATGCAGAGAATTATTACCTCATTTAAGTGCCCCAGCGTGCATTAGATTAGAATCTATACTACAGCAATACAAAgaaagtaaatcttaaaattactttttttttctccaCATTGAAAAACATCCTACAGCAGTTTCATCTGGTTTTATATCTAGTATTAAGTGAAAGGTTTAAATTAACCTAGAAGTTATTTCagttcataaatattttatcacacaAGATGCATATAAAGTGTCATATCACCACTTACATAAATTACAGTTTAAAAAGATCTTTCGCTTATTGTTTCCTTTTAAGAATTGAAAAGAATTTATACAGTAAAGAAATCTTGATACTTTTCTCAATGAGATGAATGAGCAAACTCGGCTAATATTAAGtgaattttttatgcccccaaagggaggcatattagttttcaactgtccgtccgttcgttagttcgttcgtcacaacgttaactttttgcatgaaggcactttacacgtgaaccactgcacccaggaccttcacacttcacatgctgatagtacttattgaatacaggacccctactgactttggggtcaccaggtcaaaggtcaaggtcaaaagtcaaggcgctgagggggcatttgtcaccattagtgacagctcttgttatgtccCTAAAGGAAGGCATTATAATGATTGAACTCGGTTCGGCAGTCGATTCTAAAGACTTCATTATGTGTCAGTTGTAACCTTGAAATGATTCAAGGTGTTACACAGAATGTTGAGCATGTTGGGAaggcgtgtcatgcacaagagTTAAGGCtatacctccaaggtcaagggcacaggcAATAACCCACAGACCAGAGCACTCTGATTCAGGGGGCAGTTGTCACTTACTAATAATAACTTgttatgattttataaaaaaatagtaAGGGACATTGACAAACAAAGTTCAAAGTACCTGTTActcaacataaaaaaaattaaatcataagataaatattaaaacatatcatatTGGGCAAGAGTAGCATTTCATACTGTGAACGTTGCACGAGAGTACTGGTGGCATATCATACAATGAACATTGGGCGCGAGAGTAATATTCCATACCGTGAATATTGCATGAGATGaaattgcaaatatttatatgaagtcTTGTTTTACATTACAAATGTTACATTACTATAACTGATTGTTTGCAGGCAATTTTGTTGGACAGATGAGAAGGGGAAGAAGAGTAAGGAGTCGGCAGCCCAGTATATTGATTACGTCACCACATATATACAAAAGACAATCTCAGACGAGTCAATATTCCCAACTAAATTTGGTACGTATCAAAGAGAACGTACGTTTTCTAACTGTCgtttcttgtaaattttattcGTTAAACGACTTTGAAGGTGCAGTGTAAATCGGGTACGTAATGGTGGCCTGATCATCTGAAACCattgaaaaagtattttcaaaggaGTAAGTGGTATTTTTAGAATCGGTTTGTAAATACTGCTGAGAGTTATGGCTTGATTTTGACTTTGAATGAAATATATGTCctttcaattttataaaatttgaatgcCTAAATTTGGATTTACATGAAATGATTTATCATTGCATGATGTCACTTTTGGTTGGAGCAGTATCATTTAAGGTTTGTAAACACAGGGAGACTTTTTCCTTATGGACGTGCCATTCATATAGCTTTGTAGCGAGATTTCAAGTCACGACTTTACCCAGACTTCTCCATAGGATTCAGATATACTTCAAAAATATCCTGTTTGTTTTCACTTCAGAAATATGCGGTGTATCATTTGCTTGATTCATGgcatttttatcctttttatcaTCCTCAGTATCAAGATTGTTTGTGTTCCTGAATGCGATTGTTTCCTCAAATTCATTTGTTTCCCAAACTTGTATTTTTCTGCATATCACTTGTGGGGTTTATTTTTGAATGGTAAATAGGTGGGGGCACATTTAATATGTGCAAATCAGGAAGTTTACGAGTTTTGTAGTCAAATTTTTACTGATTAATTCAAAATGTTATCAACATTTTATACTAATCGGTAcactgttttgtttaaaatagatAATCAGTGTTGAGACATGATTAGGATGTTTAAATTGTCGTTCAAGTGCAGTGACCTCGTGATCATGACTGATTTAATTTTATAATGGATTTGTCGTAGTATGGTCTGGTTCCCTGTAGGCAATTCGAACATATGGTTTACTGTAtcgtttatacataatttaatgtattgtttttagTGACAGATTGATGTCAGTAGAAACAAAAATAGATAGTATCATTGTTAATTGTCGGTTTTAGAGtaaataaaaaggttacaaatctttttttttttaagtggtTGACCTACTTGTATGGGCAATCagatgacatacatgtacattactcGTTTGGCAAATAAAAATTAGGGCAAAATTTTGTCTAAACTTGACTGTTttcaccaaaaacaaaaagaaattaaaaaaaaagtatttttcctacCAATCACGagtactgtaaaattatttaatttcgtgggcatgaaattttatggttttggtcaaaacagcaattacATGGGGATATGAAGTCgtggatttcagcttttgaacataaaatgaatgggactGGGATTAAATTACGTGGATTGACTCAGCCATGAAATCCACAAGAATTAGTCCcccgcgaatattaatgatttcacagaataatataaaattttgtacagTATGTGCATTTATAACGTTGACATGAGACtaaatattaacaatattatatttcttcttttttcaggCCATCCGTTTCCAACTACTTTTGAAGCGACTGTGAAACGCATCCACAAGTATTTGTTGCACATAATAGCTCATATATATCACGTCCATTATAAGGAATTACTCATGCTTGGTCTCAACGGACACATGAATAGTCTTTTTACACACTTCATGGTGTTCAATATAAAATTTGACTTGTTAGAAGAAAAAGATTACGATATGTTAAATGAACTTCTGAAAGCTTTAATAAAACAGTTACCTGATCCAAACCAAAATGACGGGTCGGAAGTGGCGCCACAAATTTCTCGGACTTAGCACGACCCACACAGTGATGTGCCATAGTTGTTACATGGTATTTAGATGTGATGAGAAAAAACAACTCTAATCTAGTTACGCAAATATCTGTCTTTGTACCTGTGCAAAAAAAGTGACGTTTTGGATGGATTTTCGAGTGGAACTTGTTCCTATTTTACGTGTTTAGATTCTGTGAAATTGTAGACTTTTAAACAAgaaacacgcacacacactcaCATATAGCAATATTTAGTATTATAAGGTATTGTGTGATGTTCACTATGTTAGTATTTCGGTAGAATGTTTTCATCTTAACTCCTTCTTTCATCAGAATGTTTACATCTTAATTTTTACTGTCATCTGTAAAATACAAGTCCAAAATAAAAAGTCTTGTCAATTTCTGTGACTAGCTATATACTGTAAAGTCGGAATTTTTCATGAGATGTATTTTTTGCTGTATCCACAAACTTTCATTATTTGGGAAAATccattgtttatatgactgaaaaattgttgaaaaagacgttaaacccaaaaacacaCACTCTTATTTCGGAAAATAGATACTTGAAAAAGTATTTCTTATTGGTAAAAAGAGTCCAGTATGTTtataatttggccaaatattCTGCCTCATGGACCAGCGCCAAGTTTTGAAACAGCAAAATTTTAGCCTcgcaaaaatatctgattttacagaAACCTCATGGTTTAATTAAAGTTGGATAATTTTTGAATTGAAATGCCTTTTATGacattgttttacataaaattatactGTAATTTACTGTAGTAGAAATCTTGCCACTGTAGTTAATccagtactgtaaaatcatttacttttgaggacatgaaattttgtggttttggccagtCAGACTTTTTCATGGGAATATGTATTCGTgggtttttaattttgaagataaaatccATAggaattatatttgtttgttggaaattaattttgtggATCAACTTAActatgaaattcatgaaaattagttccccacGAATTTTTATGGTTcacagtattttgtattttaaataattttcaaagaaatctGATTATTTCAAGAAGATTAGCATGAAAACTGaatgtatattataaaatattgatgaaaacgTTCGTTGTTAGAGGTACATGGAAACCGACATTATTTTACTTTGGCATCTGTTACAGTGAAGATTCAGTACTACCATAAAAAACTTACACACATCCTTTTGTGGATATCACAAAGTGCTGCTAGAATGTGCTTTCACAGCATCAAGTACTAGATActgttttaatattgttttctttgctttttagCAGCTGAGTACATTTTTAAGATTTCAAgtcaattataaataaaatctttaaaaaaaatgattaaaattttccAAGAAGAaagtacatttgatatttttttattttcagagggTGGAGTGAAtttattagaaaaacaaaacaccacTCTTAATTACATGTTtctgtgaattattgaaatattagagtgaaatataatTGGTAATCTCAcagggaaaaatattttttctctgacTGAGAAATCTATTAAAATCCTAAGAAATacttgtaacaaaaaaaaatctgttcgttttacatataagatcaaTTATCGCTCACTCCTAAACACCAGATCTGACATTTTCACTGGTGGTTACGTcatttgtgaaaatattgtatctgatGTTCACCTTGTGAAAAAGATTTAGTTCTTGCATTGAAACAAAGAAATACTCCCTACGTATTTGTTGcctgttgaataaaaaaaaacagttttaaaaaagcCATAGATTATAAGCATTGTGTTCATTACTTCAGCTctgttttcttgtattttctcCAGTAATGTTTTCTGAATTTAGCTATAAATTTAACATGACACAAATGTGAAgaaaaaatccatattttttacattatgttGCGATAGTTTGTTACCAGAGAAATGTATTCTTGTCATGTTTTACTGGTGTAATATGACTATATAACAGCAATCAatgatcaaaatttcaaatttttatgcccccaaagggaggcatattagttttcaactgtccgtccgttcgttagttcgttcgttcgtcacaacgttaactttttgcatgaaggcactttactcgcgaaccactgcactcaggactttcaaacttcacatgctgatagtaggtacttattgagtacacgacccctattgactttgaacAAGTTAAATGGATATTTGATTATTTGGTAAATAATATTCTTTCATGAAAGAACAGTTTACTTAAATTGGTTGATGAgactaaatgtaaatatttttttgcatttttacgatgttttttttttttcacaaacgtTTGCAATATAGCTTAGTAAGTCGGCCAAAACTGACTTAGTGGGGTTGTCTAATGATATCAGTCAAATTAATCTAAAAAGTTTTGTCTGAAAAAACTGATAATGAAATTGGACCCTTCTCTGGTattgttcatttttaaattttaaaaattgtcttgTCATTATTTTTTACGTGAAGCAATTGAAGTGCAGTTTACATTTTTGACCATGATTGATGAAATTTAACTGGCTGTTTCTACATGTTCTCTGAAATTTAACTGAGTTTTGACATTGGTTGTTGTTATATAGTTACAACCCATTGCAATCCAGTGAACGgtttgtgatgtttattgttaataagattatatatatatagtcaatatatttatttttttgttacctATCGTAGTTGTTGAGTTTTGGAGGGCATATACTATATAGTGGGATGTATGTTGcaatgatttttattgttttctttttcttttccggAATTATATCATTTGATATTCAAATATtcctacatgtacattttttaaaagtgtAAATCTAATGTTAAAGGTCATacttacaaagaaaaataatcttGTAAACATGAACACTTTCAGagcaaaaaaaattgaaatcccatttaaaaatgagccgtgccatgagaaaaccaacatagtggctttgcgaccagcatggatccagaccagcctgcgcatctgtgcagtctggtcaggatccatgctgttcgctaatggtttctctaattgcaataggatttgaaagcgaacagcatggatcctgaccagactgctggaTGCCATAACTTTGAAGCATAGCCATACTGATGAAATTTTTCCAAGATGTCTTTGTAGCTGCCAATTGCACCaacaaagtttcattacagtctgtGTAGATATAACcatgaaagagtaaaaaaaaatctagcattttaatccttatcatgctggacacgattgattctgcctttgcggccagtgtagatcacaatcagcttgcacatctgtgcagtctgatcatgatctgcactgtttaccaTTCAGTAAGTACCTTttcggtaagcaccccttttaacagttaatggtactgtccaaattgaaagatggacaaggccattgtagaaatttagcagggtaagggttaaagtattAAGTCTAAATCACctaaaacattgatgaatatgggCCCAGATTGACTGAACTTAGGGTTTGCAAGGGccgaaaaatacttttaacattattatGTTGAGCTTTTTTCTTAGCTCAGCTTGAAAACCTGTCATTTAGGCAAATCGTTAGaaagaatattatgttttattacatttttgcaCTGTTTTCTGCGCGTAGGCATGTTTTGAAAGTTTAGCTGGATATAATTTATGTTCTTGAATTTATTCACATTAATGTAATTTGGGTTTAGATAAAGTCAAGACTAACAAACTAATGTTACTGGTTTTCATGCTAAACATTTAAGGCTGTTCTGCATGTCCGATAAATGAAAGTAgtggcgtaatgtcatttatcaaggTAACATGGAATAAATCACGAAATAATTCTATGCTTTTTAGATTCACTTGAATTGCGACTCTCTTGAAATTCGTgataaaatatcttgaaaataagcACATTTTATTTGGactatttaacaaaataatatgttgatttaCAGTTatgaaatctacattgtagaaaaagttctaGCTGAGAaaattgtatcaaaattgttGTATTTCAATAGACTTCCATTATACGCGAGTTCCGAATTCTTTGACTTTGTCTatcaaaaaaaatatcaaaaaaaaataaagcacatGATCATATCTTTGCTGTCTActgaattttctaagtttaaTCAGTTccacattttagaaaaaataatcccaaacatgcagaactaccttaactaaaATTAGATCCATGTATGATGATATGGACtagattttcatagttttttttttaacaactagTGAGACATATTTTGCAAGCATCAAGTTCAATATACAAAATACACATGAAAAGGCCATGTTCATGCCCGTTTATGTAGTATGTAAATGATTTCGTAACATAACTTTAGCGTAATACATGACGTGTAAAGATGGTTTCAGTCGGGTTACTTAAGGTAGTGAACCAGAAACGGCAAACGGTAATTCCAATGCAATTAACCTTTAGTATGCTGGGAACAAGTGGTTTTACctttgaatgatgaaccagtccattttagaaatttagcagggtaaagctTAATATTCTTGTACGGTGTTTTATATCCTTCATATGATAATTTAGCACATACGAGCACCTTGATTTCCATTCGTACCAGAAAATGCTCAAATCACATATGGAGAGAATGTTATCAAACAGaaatttcagggtttttttttcctttcaggtccactaccttaatagtCTGCTTTCTGTTtcaacacaaaattttcaatgatcAAATTACTGATTATTTATCTATAATCATTGCTCATTTGTATCAGGTGATAATATGTAGATGTAGGTCAGCTCTCAGACAATGATAGTTGGTAACATTATTTAATTTTTCTGCaaggaaatttgaaaaaagaagcaTGTAATTTCATTAGATGTATAGGAGATGTAACAAATATTGATGACTCAGGGGTTGAAGTTGATTAGGAGTCCACAGGTCCTAGGAGTTGTCAATTTTTATCCCTCGATATTATAAAGCACTActgacaggttaaaaaaatatGTGCAATATAGATACTTACGTGTGCTTATGCTGCAATGGAAAACCAAGTGTCAAGGTTATAAATCTTTACTGAAAtaccaatgtcaaggtcatacaaCTTTACCAAAGGTTCAATTTCAAAGTCTTAAATATCATAACTGAAGAGTCAAGGTCAGCATTGTACAAATTTGATCAGGATCTGACAACTTTACAGAATTGTCAAGGTCAACATTATACACATTGCTGAAGTGTCAAGGTcataaaatttacagattttacaaTATCAGAGTCCATTAAGATTTATTTAAGTATCAAATATTCTGATTGGTTGTAAACAAACAACCAATAAGATATTATATATGAAGCTTGACTTTAGATTTGATGTGTTTAAGACTTGGCATGGCGTTTTAGTAAAGATGTAACCTTGATACCAACCTATACAACTGATATTTTCTCCATCGTTTTTGTGACCATCATCTTACCACACCATTTTGTTGTAATCTTCATCATCATAGTTTTgtttacagaaataatacaattatttgatgtgaggaagtcatccagctggctaactGAAGATTGGTAAtttttacccaggtgcccacttgtgCCTGGAGTAATGCCAAGAGGGGAGTATCTTAGTGTCTTCCTGCAGTTACAGTATGACCTATAGTTGTATTGATGGGATGTcaaccccaacaaaaaaaaaaaaaattctgtaaagattttttatttacagaattatgtcCAACTTTAGAAAAGGGAAAGCTTTCAGTATTTTGCAAATGAACATTTTTTGAGAAAGTCTTTAAGTAGGAAAATTAGAGGGTTAATGCCCTTGGAGATTAAATAGATGCACTGTAAGGGGTATAAAGATTTCCTTTTCCCCCCCACATAGAGacacaaatatattatttattgtacatgtattctCAAGCCTACAGCAAAGTCATCCTAATATGACACAAATAGTATTCATGccaaatatgttttataactGTAGATAGTGAAATATTGGtgacagttttattttcactaatattcACTATAAATAATGCTTTTCATGATTAATCTGTATCATTTCTTAACACACAATGgtgttttgcaaatttttaacaATGATTGAGCCTGCATGAAAATCGGGCAACCTTCAGTATATTATGTCTTACAAAGTGTTATTTTTGATTGTTTTCCTGTAACCGATTTTGCTGAAAGGACATACATTTTTTGCAGGTCATACAAATATGTTTTAGATCAGAAGTACCTTTTATAGGGGAATATCAAGTCCCATTCAGtctaaatagtaaaaaaaaaaagcacataaGCTGCACAAAGAATCTCtgtaatttacaaatatatctgaCTTAGTGGTAATATATGAGAATGTACTGTCTGCCAGAGTCTGCAAAATTTTTCGATGTTAACATTGCTataacttaaccaaaaatttcatttttgttaccaGCAAAGGTTCTTCAAGCTGGTATTTTAGCATATTGTTAAGTTACTTTCAATGACAGACCATTTGTTGCTGAAATGAATTCAGTATCAGTTTAGTTTAGATCTTGAGATTTTAACTCCatgtttgaaagatattttgctATTAATCCAAAGAAATGAGTCTTAAGTTAGTGGATCTGTAATGGCAGTCCAAATTTCTGTGTgattatgtaattttgtatggTGATTCGGTATTCTTCACACGATGTAGCTCATACAAGCTCTAGGCGTTCCAGTCACACCTGAGATACCGAAATCGCAAACAGAATACGTAATCCGAGGGAAATTTACTTTCTTCCACTAAAATAGACACAGGTATTGAACAGTGCTGAAGAATTGTCAAAATCTCTTATAGTTGCAAGGTATTCAGAgtaatatatgcattgtaaaaattgGACTTCCCAGTTATATTAAGTACAGTATACAAGATGaaagttttggtcatattttgttatttagatgTATGCCTCAACTGTTTTAACTAAAGTGACAAAATtttcatattagaaacaaatggTAAAATagttgaatattatgtttttagtattttgacaaaggtatactacctccttaaagCAGGTAAATTTGGGGAATTATAACTTAG
This Mercenaria mercenaria strain notata chromosome 17, MADL_Memer_1, whole genome shotgun sequence DNA region includes the following protein-coding sequences:
- the LOC128550373 gene encoding MOB kinase activator 2-like isoform X2; amino-acid sequence: MKMTTGMLFVFNFWKGRRKDKDSPTPPLQDEYRQYLEDQCVRDRITNTDFYRLVSLPECLDYNEWLATHAVSFFNHVNLMYGVISEYCTGETCATMTGPGNVQFCWTDEKGKKSKESAAQYIDYVTTYIQKTISDESIFPTKFGHPFPTTFEATVKRIHKYLLHIIAHIYHVHYKELLMLGLNGHMNSLFTHFMVFNIKFDLLEEKDYDMLNELLKALIKQLPDPNQNDGSEVAPQISRT
- the LOC128550373 gene encoding MOB kinase activator 2-like isoform X3, with the protein product MTHIWFRKGRRKDKDSPTPPLQDEYRQYLEDQCVRDRITNTDFYRLVSLPECLDYNEWLATHAVSFFNHVNLMYGVISEYCTGETCATMTGPGNVQFCWTDEKGKKSKESAAQYIDYVTTYIQKTISDESIFPTKFGHPFPTTFEATVKRIHKYLLHIIAHIYHVHYKELLMLGLNGHMNSLFTHFMVFNIKFDLLEEKDYDMLNELLKALIKQLPDPNQNDGSEVAPQISRT
- the LOC128550373 gene encoding MOB kinase activator 2-like isoform X4 translates to MDWFMGKGRRKDKDSPTPPLQDEYRQYLEDQCVRDRITNTDFYRLVSLPECLDYNEWLATHAVSFFNHVNLMYGVISEYCTGETCATMTGPGNVQFCWTDEKGKKSKESAAQYIDYVTTYIQKTISDESIFPTKFGHPFPTTFEATVKRIHKYLLHIIAHIYHVHYKELLMLGLNGHMNSLFTHFMVFNIKFDLLEEKDYDMLNELLKALIKQLPDPNQNDGSEVAPQISRT
- the LOC128550373 gene encoding MOB kinase activator 2-like isoform X1, with the protein product MRPSKLMDEQCGVFMITLRRFLKGRRKDKDSPTPPLQDEYRQYLEDQCVRDRITNTDFYRLVSLPECLDYNEWLATHAVSFFNHVNLMYGVISEYCTGETCATMTGPGNVQFCWTDEKGKKSKESAAQYIDYVTTYIQKTISDESIFPTKFGHPFPTTFEATVKRIHKYLLHIIAHIYHVHYKELLMLGLNGHMNSLFTHFMVFNIKFDLLEEKDYDMLNELLKALIKQLPDPNQNDGSEVAPQISRT